GAgaacaattaatttttttctaacctttTAAGTGTCTTTGGACAAATTCAGTTAACTTTTACCAATTAAATGAACAATTATCTGTCTATTTATACCACGGTTTTATCTTCATCagtgtttttctaatttttttgcattacaaaatgcaatttaaatgttttttttttaaatttcatgagcattaaacctttttttctagTAAAACCAATTCTGATTATGCTTGGACAGCAAAACAGCTGTGTCAGGTGTCTTTGATTGAATTGAATGAATTTAACTGATTCAAGGAAAATGtagttaaatgaaaaattttcATGTACATTTGCAACAGGCTTTGTGCTTTTGTGTTGCATgcttatatttttgtatattgaCAAGAACAAATAAGCTAATTATATTTGGCTTGTGGTTTAACAGACAAAAGTAAAGCCATTAGGACCCTTTTCACTGACATCATAGTTGTTACATCATTATGTTTCTCATGAGGTTAGATTTTCTATCTGTATCCTTAACAGGAAAAGTTTAACAGTTGGTCAGCAGAGATAAAATTGACTAACTTTTTCACCCTCTTTCATCTCTTCCAGCTTCCTCTTGGTCTTCTCCTGTCTTATACTTTCAGTCTTTGCCACTATCAAAGAATTCAAAGACAGCTCGGAGAATGCTTTGTACATCTTGGTAggtatcattttatgttttacactTTACTGCAGGACTTTTCCAAGTCTGAGACTTTTTACTTCACCTAAAaagaacaggaaaaacaaaaaacaaaaactttaaaacactttcttttttacatgaGATGATGATTATGTTATCAAATCCACTGCACACTCAGTAAGGGAGACAATAAAGCCACATATTGCTGTTTAATGCAATTTCAAACTAGATAAAAATCATGCAAGAAGGTTTTGGACgaagacatttttaattttggactctagtaaaaaaaaactgtttgccAATGTCAATGTTTGTCTGAACTATCCCTCTAATCAAGTAAATATGGCAAATTTTCTACACCTAGTGATTAAATTAGTAAAACCTGAAGCAAGATTTTGTGCTTTTGTGGGTGGCTGGCCTGTAAAAGTCTCTAATCTGCTATATGAGGATAGCAGTCACAGACTTGATTCCCAAGTTCTGATTTGTTTTACAGGAAATTGTAACCATCGTGGTGTTTGGAGTGGAGTACATTGTGAGGATATGGGCTGCTGGCTCCTGCTGTCGGTAcagaggatggagagggaggCTCAAATTCGCCAGAAAGCCTTTCTGTGTCATAGGTGAGAAAACAAGGTTGATTTGTGTTTTGCTGACTGTCATTTCTCAAATAACATAACGCACAAAcatagttgtattttttttagtgaTGTCACTTTTCAGTGAGAATACAAGTCATTTGTCATGCtgttttaaacagatgtgtcaAGCAACCTTTGTGATCCAACTGTTCACATTAAAGTCTCATTTGATAAGGGATATAATATTTCTGCTCTCCTGTGCTTATGCTTGTGTTGtattctaattttatgttttgtctgtttctccAGACATAATGGTGTTGATTGCCTCAGTATCTGTACTGGCAGCTGGGTCTCAGGGGAATGTTTTTGCCACCTCGGCCATCAGAAGTTTAAGATTCCTGCAGATCTTGCGCATGCTGCGTATGGACCGTCGTGGAGGCACCTGGAAGCTGCTTGGATCTGTAGTTTATGCCCACAGCAAGGTAATCCTGACATTTCTTTAGTGTTTTCTGCTGTCCTCTCCTTTTTTGTTAGGGTTTTCTCTTTTAGGAACTATTCACATTTAATGGTTGAAATTATATGTGACTAATGTAATTTTACATTAGATTTCTAAtctaaaatataacaaaacccTTTTATAATTTCAGTATTCTACTGAGATTAATGACATCTTCAGATGGAAAATGAACTACTATAACTTAGTTAAAACCACTGCAGTCCATTGTTTCCACTGTGTTAATTTAAACCATTTCCAGTCACATGTGTTACAATTAATCTTGCTGTTGTGTAGAAAGATATTATTCTCAGTTCTAGGGTAATTagctttaaaaaagaataatttgctTGCACTAATAGACTGAGGAAATTTGTTACTGTCTGCTTATTTATGTGGGATGTGATGGGGAGAGACAGTGAATCTGCAGCATGGGTGGAGTCGAGggaaataaagacatttatgaAACCTGTCCTGTGCCACAGAAAGCATAAGGCTCAAATAATAAAGCCCAGTATTATTAAGGATTGGCTGGTTTTACCAGTCAGCAGAGGTTACATCGCCACCTTTGGCACGACATCCTTGATGACACTTTATTACTTTAGATTCCCTGATGCTCACTTTGGTTTTCTCCCTGTAGGAGCTCATCACAGCATGGTATATAGGCTTCCTGTGCCTCATCCTGGCCTCATTCCTTGTTTATTCTGTGGAAAAGGAGTCAAATGAAGAGTTTGAGACCTATGCTGATGCCCTCTGGTGGGGACTGGTAAGACTAGTTCTTGCTtgtccttcatttttaaaatttaatcagaTAGGAGACAGCTGCAGCACCATAGCATTAAAGTTAAATTACataattcttttctttgttcACCAGATCACTCTAACCACCATTGGTTATGGTGATAAGGTTCCCCAAACCTGGAATGGACGCTTGCTGGCAGCTACATTCAGTATGATAGGTGTGGCATTCTTTGCACTCCCTGCTGTAAGTATATGGGGCTTGTTGGGGGTGCATTGAAACTAATGTTTCTAGAGAAGGACCTCTAAAAGTGCTGACCAAGAAAATCATTAAGTATACATTGATAATATGTTACTATCCTGCATCTCTTGTAGAAATTGTGCATACATTTCTCTCATGTGCACATCCTTAGATTTTATTTCATGAAGTTGGAAATCCTGCTTACAGCAGCACATTAATACAAAATAAGTTTAGcttgcttttttatgtttgagaAACTTGAAAGCAATGTTACaatatttgttttgctttttatagTCCTAAATGAAACAGAGAAGTTACACTTTAAATGTTGTCTTTACAAAGCATGTTAGTTTACAGtactttttattttggcttAGAAATGTATTGTCTCGCATTTGTCCTTTACCCACACTGTTTCAGGTGAATTCAGGCAactgttttaaatattcaaatagATTAGACTTTGACAATATATTCAAAGATAGTATAgtcacaaatttccctgaggaattccaaagggattaataaagtatttctgaacAAAGCTGGGCATTTAAGGCCTCCAAGCTAGTTTAAAAGAACAGTGAATAATAGAAGTGTATTGGATAACTCACCAGTATAAACTGCAAAGAAAagtttatacacacacacacacacacacacacacacacacacacacacacacacacacacacacacacacacacacacacacacacacacacacacacacgcacgcacacacacacatcatgtgATTGTGTATTTACTATATTGCATTGATTTAACATTTGCTTTAATTCAAAGTGACTTTCATGTGAGAAGTATTGAGTACTTATTGTAACTACTGAATGAATTGCAACAggtttttaatttagaaatatcTTTTGAAAGTGCTGCTAAGCTTAGTAGTCAGTGGAGAAACAGTATCAGTGGGAGGCATTAAACACTTGATGTTTGATCATGCTTGGTTTTTTTAAGGCCAGAATTGACCAAATGTGGATAAAACGATAACTTAGTGCGAGCTATTAGCTTATATTTACAGCAGTTTGCTAGCATAGTTGGTAAGGTGTATTCATAATTAAGATTAATTTTCATACTGATAATAATTAACAATGGCTTTTACTGCTCTGCTCACAAAACATATTGCACAACTTTGGAGGTAGATTGTTAACGTTTGACTTAAATGTTTTAGcagactttaaaaataaatcatttgcaGGTctgtatttagtttaatttgaagctgcattttcatttttaacacagacaaacagaagCCTGTCAGTAGAAAAGGTTTCAGAGCTACTCTTCTTGAACCTGTGCTAACTGATCAATTCAACCATAACACAAAAGAAATTGTTGGTATGGGAATTTgtttatctttaatttaatgAGATATGGTGAAACCTTTTGAATGAAACAATTTTTTGCTGCTTCTAGTGTCTCTCCTTGGTATCATACTCtataattattcttttttacttATCAGATCCAATAGCTGTGTCCACATTTAAGACAATAATTTACAGTTGTACATAAGGGATCCAAGTGGTAGTGTTAATGTACGTTATCCttactttaaataaacatgGACCTAATGGCCTATCGATTTCTGTTTAGGGCATTCTGGGTTCTGGATTTGCTCTTAAAGTCCAAGAGCAGCACAGGCAGAAACATTTTGAGAAGAGGCGAAACCCTGCAGCTGGCCTCATCCAGGTATTTGTATATGAAAAAGTCTAAATGACACAACTCgatgttttcttttgtgcttttggttaaatgctaaataaatCTTGCATTTTTTCATCCAGGCTGCTTGGAGGTTTTATGCTACCAACCTTTCACGTACAGATCTGCTGTGCACTTGGGATTTTTATGAGCAGACGGTGGCTGTGCCAATGTATAGGTAGGTGGATGAATTGACCCAATAATGCCTCAGATTTATTCAGCATTTTCAGCAAATACAGCTGTTTTTCCATATCACATTTTGCAAACTTTCTTAAAACTGAAACCAAagtagaaagctgaaactccagagTTTTCTTGTcgtattgtgtttttgttatgcTGTATGCTGTGTGGAATTACACACAGAGATTTTTCACTTTCTGCGTTAGCGTTGGCTTTAACTCTCACCTATAGACAGTagtttaaaagataaattttGCCTACAGCCACTTTGTGCAATTGACTATTTTACTGTCCAGCTCTTGAATCAGCAAATGGGCAATTTTACTTGGCTTTCATACTgcagatttctgtttttttttttttttagcatagaTGGTTGTCTGTTCTACCTGATAACTGTTAATATTTCATGTCAATCCAGTTGTAATTTGAGTTGAAAACGTGATGAGCAGCAAAGCAGACAACTGCCAAGCTAGATGCAATTAGCTTTAAAGAGCTAAAAGGCAGACATTAACCTTTTAAGTTAGTGAAACCATCTGGACAGAATGACACGAAGCTCTTTATCTCTTCCCAGAATTATTCCACCTCTGAATCAGCTGGACCTGCTGAGAAATCTAAAGGGCAAGTCATTCAGGTATGAATGTGAGAACAGCAGCTACAAAGTGGATGATGTGATACAATGATCTCTTGATGATAATTGCAGTGAGTCATTTTGAAAGAGAATAGAAAGAAAAGGCACGTTTGACCAcctgttaaaaaatatatattctgaGATCAACAAGGCTCAAATAACTGTGTGAAATTTGAAAGGGTTCAGTTGTAAGAAACCAACCAAAGATTTCTACACAGCAAGAAGTCAGTGTAACTAAAGAAGTtgcattcattaatttattgttaGGTGCAAGGTGTTAATCCCTTAAATCTAAAGTTCAGCTGCTTCTCCCTGCACCGGGCACTTTGTTGCCTCACTGATTTAAATGagcaaataaagataaacagaCTCGCTTATCTCTGTCCTCTACAGTGATTGTCTGTTTTTTCCCATATTCCTCTGCTTTGTTGTGACAGGAcacttataaaaacacaaagtagtACATGCATAGTAGAGAATTCAGGACTTGTTAAATTAGTTAAGCCCATAAAAAATGCCCTAAAGatttatatacatgtatatgatctttttttcagattgtgttttttatttaattttatacacacatatatatatatatatatatatatatatatatatatatatatatagtgagagagagagagagtgagtgagagagagagagagagagagcgagagagagagagaaagatgagaaCAACTGACAGAGCTAAATCTGATGCTTTTCACAAGCTGTTCAAATGTCACAGAACAAATAACATTTCAGAGATCATCTTCAATAATTATAATCATTATCTTCTCTTCTTGAATTGCTTAGACACATAGTGGCTTATGACATGTTATCgtgtaaaaaacaaagtaatttgTGAGAAATAATTGCTGAAATATTACacaatggttaaaaaaaaaagaaaaaaaaatgtaagttacaaataacagttaaaaaaacCAACACACAAGCTCAAGTCCAAAGACCACGAATGGCAAGTTGTTCTGAACAGCTGCCTTGAATTAACATCTGCAACATGGTTAAATGGTGGAGCACCAGCTGGACAGCAGATGATCGGCCAACCGCAGAGGGATGATAGCACAACAAGCCAATCACAGACGAGCGAGAACACAACCAGCCAGGAGCAAGACAGCCGACTAATCAACTGTTTGTAACCAAACTCAAAAATCtaaaagtacatatatatatatatatatatatatatatatatatatatatatatatatatatatatatatatatatatatatatgtgcatcGGCCTGGGGCAGTAACAATAGGCAATGCTGCCCTCTTCTGGCAATACTAtgcacatattttatattaggTTTAAACAGTGATAAATATCTGTACAGATCTATATTTTTGGAATTTAATGCTATAAATATATTCTaattgtttgggtttttttccttcaattttgttttggtttggatATTTCAGCAGTTTAACTTTTTCCTCTGtttatctgtttcttttctttccctgtGCTGAAGAACCACAACCCTAACAACATGGTGTAACGTTGATTCATGTTTACAGTATGCTATGATGCTAACTTGCACTATGTAAGCATTTGCATCTGTTCTGCTCACAGGAAGGAATCTCAGACCGAAACCTCTCCCAGGTCTGTGAGCTGATTGCTTTTTTATGTCTTCTCATCTTCCTTTGGCTTCTCTTCAATTCTGCTCTTAGCTGCTGTTGAGCCACTCTTCTTGGGGGAGTGTGTGTGCGGTACATCTGTGTGCGAGAATTGGTTTGCGTGCTAGGGTGTCGGACATGGACGTGGCTGTGTGATAAGTGCCTCCTTCAAGAATGGCCAGGCTGCATTTGCTCCCATGCTCAAAGATCAGCTCAGTTTGGCCTCACTCCCAACTGGCATCCTAACTATTCATCAATAAGCTGTTCTTTGATACTCTAGCTTTCAGCATCACCTCAAGAAAATTTATTTGGGACACTTCAAGAGCTGTGCTTGATTTGTAATCACACTGTTTTTGACCAAAGAAACGTGTAATTATTGACAATGTAGTAACACTTTATCAgaactgtttattttataaaccATTTGAATATTCTGTGTTACGCTTTAAAATGCAGACATTCTTAAAACCAACTAAAAAGATTTGCAGCATTTAAACCGTACAACAACCAAAGACATATTTTTATGACTGACAGACACTTTGCAAATGAACTGTAAActacagtttaaataaagtgttaCTGGCATCACTGTTTGGCACACATTCCTGTTTTCTGTGAATGTATCCACtgctattttatcttttttgtgtCTCCTCTACTGCCCACCACTCCAGTAATGaacatgcacacaaagacaGACTTTGTGGGTGCTGCCCGAGAACTATTAGGTATAGTTGCTGCACAGATACTAACCGCTGCACTgtgtgtttctttcattttctaccTGTTTCTTTCCTTCTTAAAGCACAAATAAAGTGAGTAGAATCACAGAGTAAGGATATATTTTGTTGAGATTTGAAAGTACCTTTAAAGCTGTCAGTAAACACGACAAGTTATAGGACTGAAGTGAAGATAAGAGCTTCTCTGGCTAcatgctttacttttttttctcagagtaGAAGCAGTTATACACCATCGTTTAGGGTCCTGTCACTGTTGATTTATGGTTTCTGTTTAGTAATGTCTTTATGCAATTGAGTTGCTTGCTGCCTTTTTTGCCAAACCAGCCTTTTATGAAAGTCTGTTCAGCAGGCAAGGTGCATAATGCTGAGCACCTAAAAATTCCTGGGTATCTGTTGGAGCATACAGTTTGAGGGTGAATTTTTTTGCATGATTTGTGTTCACTTTTTTGCGTAGAGTGAGACCACAGTTCTTCCTTTTGAGAAGCACAGTGCCACTTTGCTTCCCATGCATGCCTGCTTGTAGCTTCCTGCTGCTTGCCTGAACCACAGAATGCTCTACTATGCTCGTATATGGACATGGCTCCTTCTGCTGTAGGACATTGCCCTTTTTACGTTTCTTCTGAGGTAAGATTAATCATCACATCAATGCTGAATTCTACAAATTCCAAAGATTACACAAAAACAAGGATTAATACATTCAGTTGCTGATGGTCATTTACTCAAGTTCAAGATGCTGTAAGACGATAACATAGCTGAACTGGTTAAGCTTCCTTTCTTGTTACCTGCTTTATGTAGTCGGAAGGCCAGTCTAAAGGACAAAGTGTTTCCCAGTCCTTCCAAGACTCCTGTGGCTAAGGGGAAGGCCCCCTCTCCGGGGCAAGAGGATGGAGCTGAGGCAAGCCCTGGCAAGGTCTCCAAGAGCTGGAGTTTTACTGAGAAGAATAAAGGCCAGAAGCATGTCTTCAGAGTCCGAGGCAGCACTTCACGCCAAAACTCAGAGGGTGAGGAAACTGCACACAGCACAGAATCCAAGTagtttaataattaaaagaattaCATCAGGAGTAAGACTCGTATGGAACAAATTCCTATGGCTAAGGATTCTGACTAGACAGTTCATATATTAAATTCAATTATCTGCTATGTTCTGTACATCCATAGTTGAGGGTGGAAGATGTCAGAGTTTTTTCATATACAAAAATCATTAAACAATTAACTGTCTGTCTGGTAAATATGAAACAATACCTGGAAACAGGTAGTTTCAGTGCTGCTTTGCTGTCCACAGTGGACAAGTTAAGGGCATCTGACTTTAGAAAAGAATGCAGACGTATTTC
This region of Melanotaenia boesemani isolate fMelBoe1 chromosome 13, fMelBoe1.pri, whole genome shotgun sequence genomic DNA includes:
- the kcnq2a gene encoding potassium voltage-gated channel, KQT-like subfamily, member 2a isoform X7, which codes for MVQKSLNGGVYPAQAGEKKHKVGFVGLDPGAPESSRDGALLIAGSESTKRGSILSRPRSSISAGRPRPSKKNASYRKLQSFLYNALERPRGWAFIYHAYVFLLVFSCLILSVFATIKEFKDSSENALYILEIVTIVVFGVEYIVRIWAAGSCCRYRGWRGRLKFARKPFCVIDIMVLIASVSVLAAGSQGNVFATSAIRSLRFLQILRMLRMDRRGGTWKLLGSVVYAHSKELITAWYIGFLCLILASFLVYSVEKESNEEFETYADALWWGLITLTTIGYGDKVPQTWNGRLLAATFSMIGVAFFALPAGILGSGFALKVQEQHRQKHFEKRRNPAAGLIQAAWRFYATNLSRTDLLCTWDFYEQTVAVPMYRIIPPLNQLDLLRNLKGKSFRKESQTETSPSNEHAHKDRLCGCCPRTIRVRPQFFLLRSTVPLCFPCMPACSFLLLA
- the kcnq2a gene encoding potassium voltage-gated channel, KQT-like subfamily, member 2a isoform X6, which translates into the protein MVQKSLNGGVYPAQAGEKKHKVGFVGLDPGAPESSRDGALLIAGSESTKRGSILSRPRSSISAGRPRPSKKNASYRKLQSFLYNALERPRGWAFIYHAYVFLLVFSCLILSVFATIKEFKDSSENALYILEIVTIVVFGVEYIVRIWAAGSCCRYRGWRGRLKFARKPFCVIDIMVLIASVSVLAAGSQGNVFATSAIRSLRFLQILRMLRMDRRGGTWKLLGSVVYAHSKELITAWYIGFLCLILASFLVYSVEKESNEEFETYADALWWGLITLTTIGYGDKVPQTWNGRLLAATFSMIGVAFFALPAGILGSGFALKVQEQHRQKHFEKRRNPAAGLIQAAWRFYATNLSRTDLLCTWDFYEQTVAVPMYRIIPPLNQLDLLRNLKGKSFRKESQTETSPSNEHAHKDRLCGCCPRTISRKASLKDKVFPSPSKTPVAKGKAPSPGQEDGAEASPGKVSKSWSFTEKNKGQKHVFRVRGSTSRQNSEEASLPGEEIGDDKNCNCEFLTQELPPGLKVTIRAVCIMKFLVLKRKFKESLRPYDVMDVIEQYSAGHLDMLSRIKNLQSRIDMIVGPPPPTTPRHKKSTEGPRLG
- the kcnq2a gene encoding potassium voltage-gated channel, KQT-like subfamily, member 2a isoform X5 produces the protein MVQKSLNGGVYPAQAGEKKHKVGFVGLDPGAPESSRDGALLIAGSESTKRGSILSRPRSSISAGRPRPSKKNASYRKLQSFLYNALERPRGWAFIYHAYVFLLVFSCLILSVFATIKEFKDSSENALYILEIVTIVVFGVEYIVRIWAAGSCCRYRGWRGRLKFARKPFCVIDIMVLIASVSVLAAGSQGNVFATSAIRSLRFLQILRMLRMDRRGGTWKLLGSVVYAHSKELITAWYIGFLCLILASFLVYSVEKESNEEFETYADALWWGLITLTTIGYGDKVPQTWNGRLLAATFSMIGVAFFALPAGILGSGFALKVQEQHRQKHFEKRRNPAAGLIQAAWRFYATNLSRTDLLCTWDFYEQTVAVPMYRIIPPLNQLDLLRNLKGKSFRKESQTETSPSNEHAHKDRLCGCCPRTISRKASLKDKVFPSPSKTPVAKGKAPSPGQEDGAEASPGKVSKSWSFTEKNKGQKHVFRVRGSTSRQNSEVLIEMQDEDFGLKSSPAIEGLIKASLPGEEIGDDKNCNCEFLTQELPPGLKVTIRAVCIMKFLVLKRKFKESLRPYDVMDVIEQYSAGHLDMLSRIKNLQSRIDMIVGPPPPTTPRHKKSTEGPRLG